Proteins encoded together in one Miscanthus floridulus cultivar M001 chromosome 16, ASM1932011v1, whole genome shotgun sequence window:
- the LOC136511686 gene encoding SAGA-associated factor 11-like — protein MSSSKDAPLSPRSQLALSCFEELLDCAVADVASECHRIARLGLDRSVDAEEEELRVWAARAAAAAAAGGDHHHHPGGGGAAEEGGSKGGVDVFGQTHPAIAADVVECMNCGRPVVAGRFAPHLEKCMGKGRRARTKITRSSTAGRTRSSNGSAATSYSPYTTTANPNRGSIPNGVTDGGSGGARGDYSNHAPEGC, from the exons ATGTCGTCGTCCAAGGACGCTCCCCTGAGCCCTAGATCCCAG CTGGCGCTCAGTTGCTTCGAGGAGCTCCTCGACTGCGCCGTGGCGGACGTCGCGTCGGAGTGCCACCGCATCGCGCGCCTCGGCCTGGACCGCAGCGTCGacgccgaggaggaggagctccGCGTCTGGGCGGCAcgtgcggcggccgccgccgccgccggaggcgaccaccaccaccaccccggTGGAGGCGGGGCCGCCGAGGAGGGCGGGAGCAAGGGCGGGGTCGACGTGTTCGGCCAGACGCACCCCGCCATCGCCGCCGATGTCGTCGAGTGTATGAACTGCGGTCGCCCTGTCGTCGCCGGCCGCTTCGCCCCGCACCTCGAGAAATGCATGGGCAAG GGACGGAGAGCTCGAACGAAAATTACAAGGAGCAGTACAGCTGGGCGCACGAGAAGCAGCAATGGCAGCGCTGCTACTTCCTACTCTCCATACACCACCACGGCAAACCCAAACAGGGGGAGCATCCCTAATGGTGTGACTgacggtggcagcggcggcgcaaGGGGAGATTACAGCAACCATGCGCCGGAGGGGTGCTGA